From the genome of Vibrio porteresiae DSM 19223, one region includes:
- a CDS encoding LPP20 family lipoprotein — translation MMLVLSACQSTTPPSWYSAPEETNSDYIQAVGQGRSLNSAKQSALSQINSDLWTQVNSSFSMREVAKSFNDKSNNYSVIDNNINSETANVTFTSIEYTKSEKNDIAYFVQARIKKPTVIQQLKTDIRNTNEQAKIQLDALTHQDPLIWWMANQNASEYRDSVIVRMAMLAALTPEQSIPNAPAVKTLLEKVSVMQSRLLVRIVHSSHDKKSAEFLARSLNEQGIATTMGANSRATHTLKMTSEFRRAFMASSYISTKVTTLSLTNNQNRHVIATQEIISTGNSMSGYDLANEGSERNFSDIINEKGIWSALGLTN, via the coding sequence ATGATGCTAGTGCTTAGTGCGTGTCAGTCGACCACGCCACCAAGCTGGTATTCAGCCCCTGAAGAAACCAACAGCGACTACATTCAAGCCGTTGGACAAGGGCGCAGTTTAAATTCCGCGAAACAATCAGCCCTAAGCCAAATTAACTCTGACCTTTGGACTCAAGTCAATTCGTCCTTCTCCATGCGTGAAGTGGCGAAAAGCTTTAATGACAAATCCAATAATTATTCTGTTATTGATAACAACATAAATAGCGAAACGGCAAACGTTACCTTTACTAGTATTGAATATACCAAGAGTGAAAAAAACGATATTGCCTACTTTGTTCAAGCCAGAATTAAAAAACCAACCGTTATCCAGCAGCTGAAAACTGATATTCGCAATACCAATGAGCAAGCGAAAATACAGCTAGACGCGCTAACACATCAAGATCCACTTATTTGGTGGATGGCCAACCAAAATGCCAGTGAATATCGAGATTCAGTTATCGTCCGTATGGCAATGTTAGCAGCCCTTACTCCAGAGCAAAGCATACCTAATGCGCCTGCAGTAAAAACACTGCTCGAAAAAGTGTCTGTCATGCAATCTCGTTTATTGGTGCGTATCGTGCACTCTTCCCACGATAAAAAGAGCGCTGAATTTCTCGCGCGCAGTCTCAATGAACAAGGGATAGCGACCACCATGGGGGCCAATAGCAGGGCCACTCACACCTTAAAAATGACCTCAGAGTTTCGGCGTGCCTTTATGGCGTCATCGTACATCTCAACCAAGGTTACCACTCTGAGTCTGACCAATAATCAAAATCGCCATGTCATTGCTACCCAAGAGATCATCTCTACGGGTAACTCAATGTCTGGCTATGATTTGGCCAATGAAGGCTCCGAACGCAATTTCTCAGACATCATCAATGAGAAAGGCATTTGGTCGGCGCTTGGTCTAACTAATTAA
- a CDS encoding IS4 family transposase produces MFSADTEQWARDTFHHSELGDRRRSKRLVQLASSLANHLGQSLVQSLKSPADIEAAYRFTRNQAIDPQAIAEAGFAATVENTKHYECLLALEDTTSLEFSHSTVRGDMGHTTSNNYSRGMFAHSVLLFAPHEQHVVGLIEQERWTRNIKDYGKSQNHAKRPYLEKESYKWERASRAMETRLGEGMSKIISVCDREADLIEYLAYKTSNQQRFVVRSMQSRCILESEDKLYQYSASLTDAGMRTVQVRQKGGRKARRAVCEVRYAPITVKVPSNKKGEPVELYYVGCQEREQEKGLNWHILTSEPVRSKEEAERILDYYEKRWLIEEFHKAWKSGGTQVENLRMQSKENLERMVVILAFIAVRLHQLRYLGLNKEEAEKQSCEMILSPQSWKILWSKQEKRKPPKKAPSLYWAYINLGKLAGWYDSKRNGRVGWERLWEGWFILQTILEGYLLAKSLDL; encoded by the coding sequence ATGTTTTCAGCAGATACAGAGCAATGGGCCAGAGATACCTTTCACCACTCCGAGTTAGGCGATCGCCGTCGCTCCAAGCGCCTAGTACAACTTGCCTCTTCTTTGGCTAATCATTTAGGACAATCACTTGTGCAATCTTTGAAATCTCCCGCTGATATTGAAGCTGCTTATCGCTTTACTCGCAATCAAGCCATTGACCCTCAAGCCATTGCCGAGGCTGGTTTTGCCGCAACGGTCGAAAATACGAAGCACTATGAGTGCTTACTGGCGTTGGAAGATACCACTTCACTTGAATTTTCCCATTCAACTGTCCGGGGAGACATGGGGCATACGACCTCGAATAATTACTCCCGAGGGATGTTCGCCCACTCCGTCCTTCTTTTTGCACCACACGAGCAGCATGTCGTTGGTCTTATTGAACAAGAGCGCTGGACTCGAAATATCAAAGATTACGGCAAGAGTCAGAATCATGCGAAAAGACCGTATCTTGAAAAAGAGAGCTACAAATGGGAACGCGCATCTCGAGCTATGGAAACTCGCCTTGGCGAAGGGATGAGCAAGATTATCTCCGTGTGTGACCGAGAAGCCGACCTTATTGAATATTTGGCTTACAAAACATCTAATCAACAACGTTTTGTCGTTCGTTCGATGCAAAGTCGCTGCATATTGGAGAGTGAAGATAAACTTTATCAGTACAGCGCGTCCTTAACTGATGCAGGTATGAGAACAGTTCAGGTCAGACAAAAAGGCGGCCGTAAGGCACGACGAGCTGTGTGTGAAGTTCGCTACGCCCCCATTACAGTGAAGGTTCCATCCAACAAAAAGGGAGAACCTGTAGAGCTTTATTATGTAGGCTGTCAGGAGCGTGAACAGGAAAAAGGTCTCAACTGGCATATTCTCACATCAGAGCCAGTCCGCTCAAAAGAAGAGGCCGAACGAATATTAGATTATTACGAAAAGCGGTGGCTAATTGAGGAGTTCCACAAAGCGTGGAAGAGTGGTGGAACTCAGGTTGAAAACTTACGAATGCAAAGCAAAGAAAACTTGGAGCGAATGGTTGTCATACTGGCTTTCATTGCCGTTCGGTTGCACCAACTTCGTTATCTTGGGCTGAACAAAGAAGAAGCCGAGAAACAGAGTTGTGAAATGATATTGAGTCCTCAAAGCTGGAAGATCCTGTGGTCAAAACAGGAAAAGAGAAAGCCGCCAAAGAAAGCACCGAGTCTCTATTGGGCATACATTAATCTTGGGAAATTAGCCGGTTGGTATGATTCTAAACGCAACGGGCGAGTTGGCTGGGAACGGCTTTGGGAAGGATGGTTTATTTTGCAAACCATCCTTGAAGGTTACTTGCTTGCCAAGTCTCTAGATCTTTGA
- a CDS encoding LPP20 family lipoprotein has product MKKLIALSVITLALAGCKTVNTETTEEAQNFAPCTFPDSPTVEAPSWICDVMPKDLAIGATGYAKKSAAGMSVMRKIAINDARVNLAAEFQTDVNNMFKQAIESTTKTTTEAGADENIVESFESATKNIVTRSLTNSRLIVSQASPAGGLYVLVGMDQTAFDANVNKVVDAANSDTTLWKQFNDDKAAKDLQNALTSLKKM; this is encoded by the coding sequence ATGAAAAAATTAATCGCACTGAGCGTAATCACGCTCGCCCTAGCGGGTTGTAAAACAGTGAATACGGAAACTACTGAAGAAGCGCAAAACTTTGCTCCATGTACTTTCCCTGATTCACCTACCGTTGAAGCTCCATCATGGATCTGTGATGTCATGCCTAAAGACCTTGCTATCGGCGCAACAGGTTATGCGAAAAAAAGCGCTGCGGGAATGTCCGTCATGCGTAAAATCGCGATTAATGATGCTCGTGTTAACCTAGCGGCAGAGTTCCAAACTGACGTGAACAACATGTTTAAACAGGCGATTGAAAGCACTACCAAAACCACCACGGAAGCGGGCGCTGACGAAAATATCGTTGAATCGTTTGAAAGTGCAACGAAAAACATCGTGACTCGCTCACTGACCAACAGCCGCTTGATCGTTAGTCAAGCGAGCCCTGCTGGTGGCCTATATGTGTTAGTCGGTATGGACCAGACAGCCTTCGATGCTAACGTAAACAAAGTAGTTGATGCCGCCAATAGCGACACCACCCTTTGGAAACAATTCAATGATGACAAAGCAGCTAAAGATCTACAAAACGCTCTGACTTCATTGAAAAAAATGTAA
- a CDS encoding YjaG family protein, which translates to MLQNPLQLRLEKFEPWQQITFMACLCERMYPNYAVFCEHTEFAEARGYREILDSVWELMTVKNAKINFERQLEKLEELIPSSQDYEFYGVYPAIDACEALATLLHGLLDREGLFESMIDVSQVSVRTVAQLEEAQGAEEITNANQKENEAVCAEWDVQWAIYRPLKDAQERDIQLIKDLRQELREEAISNIGMSL; encoded by the coding sequence ATGCTACAAAACCCTCTACAGCTTCGCCTTGAGAAGTTTGAACCTTGGCAACAGATTACCTTTATGGCGTGCTTATGTGAACGTATGTATCCTAATTACGCTGTTTTTTGTGAACACACTGAGTTTGCCGAGGCTCGTGGCTATCGTGAAATTCTCGATAGCGTGTGGGAGTTAATGACGGTAAAAAATGCCAAAATTAACTTTGAGCGTCAGTTAGAAAAGTTGGAGGAGCTGATTCCTAGTTCTCAAGACTATGAATTCTATGGCGTCTATCCAGCAATCGATGCATGTGAAGCATTAGCCACATTGCTCCATGGCTTACTTGACCGTGAAGGTCTATTTGAATCGATGATTGATGTTAGCCAAGTGTCTGTTCGTACTGTCGCTCAACTTGAAGAAGCGCAAGGTGCAGAAGAGATCACGAACGCCAATCAAAAAGAGAATGAAGCTGTTTGTGCTGAATGGGATGTGCAGTGGGCTATCTACCGTCCATTAAAAGACGCGCAAGAGCGTGACATTCAATTGATTAAAGATTTGCGCCAAGAGCTGCGTGAAGAAGCGATCAGTAATATCGGCATGAGCCTATAA
- a CDS encoding D-2-hydroxyacid dehydrogenase codes for MNNFQHQLYILTEHDEMYRQSVERLQLEDLHITDDRSQATILLAAPPMAARCLDEFPKLEWLQSVYAGVDALVIEPKRSDYVLTNIKGIFGQLISEYVIGYLISHYRHFPLYRQQQEAAQWTPHLYDSIIGKEMVILGTGSIGGYLSRVATSMGLKVVGVNSTGIPPKEGQFSQIYHRSELATAFANADIVVNTLPNTEHTRGLLNLDTLSNCQNALLFNVGRGKTLVEPDLIDAIAQGHIQHAFLDVFDKEPLDPEHPFWHHHSITVTPHIAALSFPSQVVEQFAHNYALWNDGFQLDNTVDFSKGY; via the coding sequence ATGAACAATTTTCAACATCAACTCTATATTTTGACTGAGCACGACGAAATGTACCGTCAATCGGTCGAGCGTTTGCAACTTGAAGATCTACACATCACCGATGACAGATCGCAAGCGACCATTCTGCTTGCAGCCCCACCAATGGCAGCGCGTTGTCTTGATGAGTTTCCTAAACTTGAGTGGTTACAGTCAGTATATGCCGGTGTTGATGCACTGGTTATCGAGCCTAAACGCAGTGATTATGTGCTCACCAATATCAAAGGTATTTTTGGTCAATTAATTTCCGAATATGTGATCGGTTACCTCATCAGCCACTACCGCCATTTTCCACTCTATCGTCAACAGCAAGAAGCGGCACAGTGGACTCCGCATCTCTACGACTCCATCATAGGTAAAGAGATGGTGATTTTGGGTACGGGTTCTATCGGTGGATACTTAAGTCGTGTCGCCACCAGCATGGGTCTCAAAGTGGTGGGAGTAAACAGCACCGGCATTCCACCGAAAGAGGGGCAATTTAGTCAGATTTATCATCGTAGTGAGTTAGCGACGGCATTTGCCAACGCCGATATCGTGGTCAACACCCTACCAAACACCGAACACACTCGCGGCTTACTCAATCTCGATACCTTGTCGAATTGCCAAAATGCGTTGCTGTTTAACGTGGGGCGTGGCAAAACCTTGGTTGAGCCAGACTTAATCGATGCGATTGCACAAGGTCATATTCAGCATGCGTTCTTGGATGTGTTTGATAAAGAGCCGTTAGATCCAGAACATCCATTCTGGCATCACCACTCGATAACCGTGACTCCACACATTGCTGCCTTAAGTTTCCCAAGCCAAGTGGTCGAGCAATTTGCTCACAACTATGCGCTATGGAATGACGGCTTTCAACTGGATAACACGGTCGACTTTAGCAAAGGCTACTGA
- a CDS encoding uracil-DNA glycosylase family protein yields the protein MLEQILQEVRQCRVCEPHLPLGANPVIRAHSSARILIIGQAPGTRVHATSIPWNDPSGERLRMWMGLNKETFYDETQIAIMPMGFCYPGKGYSGDKPPRKECAPLWHEKILNYLPNIEMTLLVGNYAQGYYLPNKPATLTETVKQWQRWAPRYIPLPHPSPRNNIWLKRNSWFDKELTPFIRRHISERITTLNFK from the coding sequence ATGTTAGAGCAGATATTACAAGAGGTTCGCCAATGTCGTGTTTGCGAACCTCACCTACCTTTAGGTGCAAATCCTGTGATTCGGGCACACTCTAGTGCTCGGATTTTAATTATTGGTCAGGCGCCAGGGACTCGCGTACACGCAACCTCTATTCCTTGGAATGACCCCAGTGGTGAACGTTTACGCATGTGGATGGGACTGAATAAAGAGACCTTTTACGACGAAACACAAATCGCGATTATGCCCATGGGCTTTTGTTACCCAGGGAAAGGCTACAGTGGCGATAAACCACCACGTAAAGAGTGTGCTCCCTTGTGGCACGAGAAGATCCTTAATTACCTTCCTAATATAGAAATGACTTTATTAGTGGGAAATTATGCGCAAGGTTATTATTTACCCAACAAACCCGCCACTCTAACGGAGACAGTAAAACAGTGGCAACGTTGGGCACCTCGTTATATTCCCTTACCTCATCCCTCTCCACGCAACAATATTTGGCTAAAACGTAACTCTTGGTTTGACAAAGAATTGACGCCATTTATTCGACGTCATATTTCAGAACGAATAACAACCCTAAATTTCAAATAA
- a CDS encoding transglycosylase SLT domain-containing protein, whose product MTAMVSPTSWSATDPFAELDSVVAQSHQTHEQKLEEFYAYVNQYLDEYEQWRDEYTAKLDAEKAKHIENWGTGDVSDQTTSVEYSDNDAVKKVIDYENNTATISVLVPADTSDAEAEKQLDTLSVDLDGDKLAMTDAQISQQEVDYSAEQERKEYNFIVEQTEAQMNELDNQAERLIHTNTGIPDSFIYERAYKKKMALVTDAQERVKKLRALYKAKRAELGIPEPVAESAQSTASEQALETTEQTAQAPAQVSPSEEQQTAALPASPVAEQTDEQTAKIPAPDEQTAKIPAPAEQESAKPAEIEPKQTAQAAPKPTTTPKPMKVVSYTIKLPEGSLKKRAEQYRPMAETESKQFDVNPALVMAIMHSESSFRPDATSHVPAYGLMQVVPSSAGYDVNRTIRNIDAPMEADELYQPPVNVETGTAYLHILNDKYLSAIKDDKSRTFCTIAAYNTGAGNVARAFNPDHSTNIRQAADIINSMSSDEVYQHLIDNLPYDETKNYLKKVSSRMALYQ is encoded by the coding sequence ATGACCGCTATGGTCAGCCCGACTTCATGGTCAGCGACCGATCCTTTCGCTGAACTAGACTCAGTGGTTGCACAATCGCATCAAACTCATGAGCAAAAGCTCGAAGAGTTTTATGCCTACGTGAATCAATACCTAGACGAATATGAACAGTGGCGTGATGAATACACCGCCAAGCTTGACGCAGAAAAAGCTAAGCACATTGAGAACTGGGGGACTGGAGACGTTTCAGACCAAACCACATCAGTGGAATACAGTGACAATGATGCAGTAAAAAAAGTCATCGACTACGAAAATAATACCGCAACAATTTCCGTTTTAGTGCCAGCGGATACCTCAGATGCTGAAGCAGAAAAACAGCTAGACACTCTCTCTGTCGATCTCGATGGCGATAAACTAGCTATGACAGATGCACAAATATCGCAACAAGAAGTGGACTACTCAGCCGAACAAGAGCGGAAAGAGTACAACTTTATCGTTGAGCAAACTGAAGCTCAAATGAACGAACTGGATAACCAAGCAGAACGCTTGATTCACACGAATACCGGCATTCCAGATTCTTTTATCTACGAACGCGCGTATAAGAAAAAAATGGCACTGGTTACCGATGCTCAAGAACGCGTCAAAAAACTTCGCGCGCTCTACAAAGCAAAACGAGCAGAGCTAGGTATTCCTGAACCTGTTGCAGAGTCAGCTCAATCTACCGCCTCAGAGCAAGCACTAGAGACAACAGAACAAACCGCACAAGCTCCAGCTCAAGTAAGCCCATCTGAAGAGCAACAAACGGCAGCACTTCCAGCAAGCCCAGTGGCAGAACAGACTGATGAGCAAACAGCAAAGATACCCGCACCTGATGAGCAAACAGCAAAGATACCCGCACCTGCTGAGCAAGAATCTGCTAAACCTGCAGAGATTGAACCAAAACAAACGGCTCAAGCCGCACCTAAGCCAACCACCACACCTAAGCCAATGAAAGTGGTTAGCTACACCATTAAGCTACCTGAAGGTTCATTGAAAAAACGGGCTGAACAATATCGTCCAATGGCAGAAACAGAGAGTAAGCAATTTGATGTCAACCCAGCGCTGGTGATGGCAATTATGCATAGCGAATCTTCCTTCCGTCCAGATGCGACTTCTCATGTACCGGCGTATGGTTTGATGCAGGTAGTGCCTAGCAGTGCTGGTTATGATGTGAACCGCACCATTCGTAACATCGATGCCCCAATGGAAGCGGATGAATTGTATCAACCACCAGTTAACGTTGAGACAGGTACGGCTTATCTGCATATTTTGAATGATAAGTATCTGAGCGCGATTAAAGACGATAAGAGTCGCACTTTCTGTACTATCGCGGCTTACAATACGGGGGCTGGGAACGTAGCTAGAGCCTTCAACCCAGATCACTCAACAAATATTCGTCAAGCGGCGGACATCATTAACTCCATGAGTTCAGATGAGGTTTATCAACATCTGATTGATAATCTGCCTTATGATGAAACAAAGAACTATCTGAAAAAAGTCAGCTCTCGCATGGCTCTTTATCAGTAA